A section of the Chryseobacterium ginsenosidimutans genome encodes:
- a CDS encoding histidine kinase: protein MKIFHLFTVFFSLFFGTILFAQSNNPVGEVQLQTKKLRKAVDNKDENAQADSYYNIGETFFNDGDFSKSEEYYIKAKTIYEKLNDKPNIEKTSRKLAQSQEKQNKITPAINNYSRAAEVSVSKSRAVNSNDATRLSTNSAKTKEEAIMSNIQLSDKDNDKGDLAASYSQMADVNIQQKDIAKAEGNLNDAYKISKKEAPKQALEINKKLTHFYVENKNFDKAIEVQKKVLKEDFVKDDSQEKVNQIQELADIYIKKNDTKEAINLLQKSYGIALEKGHTLEAQKSVKKLDSLYNVSENTNASILLYRDFLGKLPNLVSKDRSLIDNKILEDTEQKIAQLEQEKKLKDELIRKKNVFNYSLIGALVVLIGLIIFIFRTLKKVQIKNKKIALQSLRREMNPHFIFNSLNSVNHFIATNNELEANQYLTKFSKLMRGVMENSTDDFIPFQQELDLLQNYLALEKTRFSDKFDYEIDVDESLNTQSLKVPGMLVQPFLENAIWHGLRYRTTKGFLKLSFDKENQHLKITVEDNGIGIEESKKLKTEHQKNREGRGMKNTLERITLLNDLYKKDISCSIKDKENSSGVFVEINYKLMNK, encoded by the coding sequence ATGAAAATATTTCATCTTTTTACCGTCTTTTTTTCGCTCTTCTTTGGTACTATATTATTTGCCCAAAGCAATAATCCCGTGGGAGAAGTTCAGCTTCAGACCAAAAAACTGAGAAAAGCCGTTGATAATAAAGATGAGAATGCACAGGCAGATTCCTATTACAATATTGGAGAAACATTTTTTAATGACGGGGATTTTTCAAAAAGCGAAGAATATTACATAAAAGCAAAAACGATCTACGAAAAACTTAATGATAAACCCAATATTGAAAAAACAAGTAGAAAATTAGCCCAATCTCAGGAAAAGCAGAATAAAATTACGCCTGCAATCAACAATTACAGCAGAGCTGCAGAAGTGAGCGTTTCAAAAAGCAGGGCTGTAAATTCCAACGATGCGACAAGGCTGTCTACCAATTCTGCCAAGACGAAAGAAGAGGCGATTATGAGTAATATTCAACTCAGTGATAAGGATAATGATAAAGGTGATCTGGCGGCAAGCTACAGTCAGATGGCAGATGTGAATATTCAGCAGAAAGATATTGCAAAAGCAGAAGGAAATTTGAATGATGCCTATAAAATTTCCAAGAAAGAGGCTCCAAAGCAGGCGTTGGAAATCAATAAAAAATTGACACATTTTTACGTTGAAAATAAGAATTTCGATAAGGCAATTGAAGTTCAGAAAAAGGTTTTGAAAGAAGATTTTGTTAAAGATGATTCCCAGGAAAAAGTCAATCAGATTCAGGAGCTCGCAGATATTTATATTAAGAAAAATGATACCAAAGAAGCAATTAATTTATTGCAAAAATCCTACGGAATTGCTTTGGAAAAAGGTCATACGTTGGAAGCTCAAAAAAGTGTAAAAAAATTGGACAGCCTGTACAATGTTTCCGAAAATACCAATGCATCAATTCTTTTGTATCGGGATTTTCTCGGGAAATTGCCGAATTTGGTTTCAAAAGACAGAAGTTTAATTGATAACAAAATTCTGGAAGATACGGAGCAGAAAATTGCTCAGCTGGAACAGGAAAAAAAGTTAAAAGACGAATTAATCCGTAAGAAAAATGTCTTTAATTACAGCTTAATCGGTGCTTTGGTTGTTTTGATTGGCTTAATTATTTTCATTTTCAGAACCCTTAAAAAAGTTCAGATCAAGAATAAAAAAATTGCGCTGCAATCGCTTCGCCGTGAGATGAATCCGCATTTTATTTTTAATAGCTTAAATTCTGTTAATCATTTTATTGCAACCAATAACGAACTGGAAGCCAATCAATATTTAACCAAATTCTCGAAGTTAATGCGCGGTGTGATGGAAAATTCTACCGACGATTTTATTCCGTTTCAGCAGGAACTGGATTTGCTTCAGAATTATCTGGCACTGGAAAAAACCCGTTTTTCAGACAAATTCGATTATGAAATTGATGTTGATGAAAGTTTAAATACTCAAAGTCTGAAAGTTCCCGGAATGTTGGTACAGCCATTTCTGGAAAATGCAATCTGGCATGGGCTTCGTTACAGAACGACAAAAGGATTTTTGAAATTAAGTTTTGATAAAGAAAATCAACATCTGAAAATAACTGTTGAAGATAACGGAATCGGGATTGAAGAAAGTAAAAAACTGAAAACAGAACATCAAAAAAACAGAGAAGGCCGGGGAATGAAAAATACGCTGGAAAGAATTACTTTACTGAACGATCTGTATAAAAAAGATATTTCCTGCTCGATAAAAGATAAAGAAAATAGCAGCGGGGTTTTCGTTGAAATCAATTATAAATTGATGAATAAGTAA
- a CDS encoding vWA domain-containing protein: MRTIKILALLLATAFFNAQGPVNHGKPIIRRNIVQNEPSRSSYKENKIQVALLLDTSNSMDGLIDQAKSRLWNIVNTLTTLKYDGRSPQVEIALYEYGNDGLKDENYIRQVAPMTQDLDLISEKLFALRTNGGSEYCGAVIRDASANLNWDGNDKSMKLIYIAGNESFDQGKINYKEVISGAKKKNIYTNTIFCGDRNEGIQTFWQNGASLGDGKYFNIDSDRKVIYIETPYDIRISECNAKLNDTYIYYGSRGSEYKNKQIAQDKNAEVQSVSNAVERTVAKSKKNAYKNDHWDLVDKAEKDQAYISNIKQEELPSELKGKSNIEIQKIVTQKSVARNKIQKEIEELSKKRQDFIDAEMKKRGSSDSDDLGKAIEKSVIELAKKNGYRS, encoded by the coding sequence ATGAGAACTATTAAAATTTTAGCATTACTATTAGCGACAGCTTTTTTTAATGCCCAAGGTCCTGTTAATCACGGTAAGCCTATCATAAGAAGAAATATTGTTCAAAATGAACCGTCAAGATCATCATATAAAGAAAATAAAATTCAGGTTGCGTTGCTTTTGGATACTTCGAACAGCATGGACGGATTGATCGATCAGGCAAAATCCAGACTTTGGAACATCGTGAACACGTTGACCACTTTGAAGTATGACGGAAGATCGCCACAAGTAGAAATTGCACTATACGAATATGGAAATGACGGACTGAAAGATGAAAATTACATCAGGCAGGTTGCACCAATGACTCAGGACTTGGATTTGATTTCAGAAAAATTATTTGCTTTAAGGACCAATGGCGGAAGTGAATATTGTGGAGCGGTCATTCGTGATGCTTCGGCAAACCTGAATTGGGATGGAAATGACAAAAGCATGAAGTTGATCTATATTGCGGGCAATGAATCTTTCGACCAGGGAAAAATTAATTATAAAGAAGTGATTTCTGGGGCAAAAAAGAAAAATATTTACACCAATACCATCTTCTGCGGTGACAGGAATGAAGGCATTCAAACCTTCTGGCAAAACGGAGCTTCTTTGGGAGACGGAAAATATTTCAATATCGACAGCGACAGAAAAGTGATTTATATTGAAACGCCTTATGATATAAGAATTTCTGAATGTAATGCAAAACTGAATGACACCTATATTTATTACGGAAGCAGAGGTTCTGAATATAAGAATAAACAAATTGCTCAGGATAAAAATGCAGAAGTACAATCGGTTTCCAATGCAGTTGAAAGAACCGTCGCAAAGTCGAAGAAAAATGCTTACAAAAATGATCATTGGGATTTGGTAGACAAGGCTGAGAAAGATCAAGCCTATATTTCCAACATCAAACAAGAGGAATTACCTTCTGAATTGAAAGGGAAAAGCAATATTGAGATTCAGAAAATTGTTACTCAAAAATCCGTTGCCCGAAATAAAATTCAGAAAGAGATTGAAGAATTGTCGAAAAAAAGACAGGATTTCATCGATGCAGAAATGAAAAAACGCGGAAGTTCAGATTCTGATGATCTTGGAAAAGCAATTGAAAAATCTGTCATTGAATTGGCTAAGAAAAACGGATATCGTTCATAA
- a CDS encoding NAD(P)/FAD-dependent oxidoreductase translates to MDLKSNEPFWLLKNGLVASYPSLKSNDECDVLIIGGGITGSLIAHQMVSDGYKTILIDKRELCNGSTSATTSMLQYEIDVSLFELIGKIGEKGAVASYKACSKSIDIIEKLSKEIQSNSGFKRKKSLYFASNKKDVVWLKGEFEERKKAGFSVKWLEPEEILEQFGFEKTFGGIVSKQGASIDAFKFAHKLFKLNIKEGLRIFDKTEMTKVEYCKGYNVVTLDSGFQIKAKKIIYCIGYESKSLIKENFVNLKSTYAMVSEIDKNKFKNITNTLVWNTAKPYMYMRTTDDGRLLIGGGDEDFYDAEKRDALLDKKEKEVLKVLKKIKPDYHFYTDFVWAGTFGETKDGLPYIGEHKKFKNSYFVLGFGGNGITFSVTGMEMASQFMKGKKHPLSRYFKFGR, encoded by the coding sequence ATGGATCTTAAATCTAATGAACCTTTTTGGCTTTTAAAAAACGGATTGGTAGCCTCATATCCTTCGTTAAAATCAAATGATGAGTGTGATGTGTTAATTATCGGAGGAGGAATTACGGGAAGTTTAATTGCTCATCAAATGGTAAGTGACGGTTATAAAACCATTTTAATTGATAAACGTGAACTTTGCAATGGAAGCACTTCGGCAACAACTTCAATGTTACAGTATGAAATCGATGTTTCGCTTTTTGAACTGATTGGGAAAATAGGGGAGAAAGGCGCAGTGGCGAGCTATAAAGCCTGTTCTAAATCCATTGATATTATTGAAAAGCTTTCAAAAGAAATTCAATCGAATTCGGGTTTTAAAAGAAAAAAATCTCTTTATTTTGCTTCTAACAAGAAAGATGTTGTGTGGCTAAAGGGAGAATTTGAAGAAAGAAAAAAAGCGGGTTTTAGTGTTAAATGGCTTGAACCTGAAGAAATTCTGGAACAATTTGGATTTGAAAAAACTTTTGGCGGAATTGTTTCAAAACAGGGAGCAAGCATTGATGCCTTTAAATTTGCCCATAAATTATTTAAATTAAATATAAAAGAAGGCTTACGAATTTTCGATAAAACGGAAATGACAAAAGTTGAATATTGTAAAGGATATAATGTCGTGACATTAGATTCCGGATTTCAGATTAAAGCTAAAAAGATTATCTACTGTATCGGCTACGAAAGTAAAAGTTTGATCAAAGAAAATTTTGTCAATCTTAAAAGTACCTATGCCATGGTTTCTGAAATTGATAAAAATAAATTCAAAAACATCACCAATACTCTGGTCTGGAATACAGCCAAACCTTATATGTATATGCGTACAACTGACGATGGAAGGCTGTTGATTGGCGGCGGTGATGAAGATTTCTATGATGCCGAAAAAAGAGATGCACTGCTGGATAAAAAAGAAAAAGAAGTGTTGAAAGTCTTAAAAAAGATAAAACCTGACTATCATTTCTACACAGATTTTGTATGGGCAGGAACTTTCGGAGAAACAAAAGACGGACTTCCTTACATCGGTGAGCATAAAAAGTTTAAAAATTCCTATTTCGTATTAGGTTTTGGAGGAAACGGAATCACGTTCTCGGTTACAGGAATGGAAATGGCTTCACAATTCATGAAAGGTAAAAAACATCCGCTTTCGAGATATTTTAAGTTTGGAAGGTAA
- a CDS encoding CinA family nicotinamide mononucleotide deamidase-related protein produces MENAVLITIGDEILSGNTVDTNSNFIATELKNIGIKVSQIFTISDEIETIKKTIQSAFEVGNLIITTGGLGPTRDDKTKKAIAEFFNDEIALDEVTFNHLKNYMEKRGRLEILERNREQAFVPTKSTVFQNHFGTAPCMMMEQDGKLLFSLPGVPYEVKPLIKDQIVPYLHNKFSLNYISTRIVSVVGIPESILADIIEDWELALPENLALSYLPVGTRVKLRLTATGENEAVLQQQLEQEIQKVLPLIKDNVIATSEDKIEKILGEILHEKKLTISSAESCTGGELAKMITSNSGSSKYFLGGIIPYATEKKIDILKVKKETVDEFTVVSEQVAAEMAEGCQKLFDTNISLSTTGVAGPGKGEDGKEVGTVFYTIRVDDKEVTSKLYMPHLERLDFIHFVSQKIIQDLVGILINN; encoded by the coding sequence ATGGAAAATGCTGTTCTGATTACTATTGGTGACGAAATCCTTTCCGGAAACACGGTGGATACCAATTCTAATTTTATCGCTACTGAGCTTAAAAATATAGGAATAAAAGTTTCACAGATCTTTACGATCTCAGATGAAATTGAAACCATAAAAAAAACAATACAATCTGCTTTTGAGGTCGGAAATTTAATTATCACAACAGGCGGATTGGGCCCTACAAGAGACGATAAGACCAAAAAAGCCATTGCCGAATTTTTCAATGATGAAATTGCTTTGGATGAGGTTACGTTTAATCATCTTAAGAATTATATGGAAAAACGCGGCCGTCTGGAAATCCTTGAAAGAAATCGCGAACAGGCTTTTGTACCTACAAAATCTACGGTTTTTCAAAATCATTTTGGTACGGCACCTTGCATGATGATGGAGCAAGACGGGAAATTATTATTCAGTCTTCCTGGTGTTCCTTATGAAGTAAAACCATTGATAAAAGACCAGATTGTTCCTTATTTACATAATAAATTCAGCTTAAATTATATTTCCACAAGAATAGTTTCTGTTGTCGGAATTCCCGAAAGTATTTTAGCCGATATCATTGAAGATTGGGAGCTTGCATTACCGGAAAATTTAGCATTATCCTATCTTCCGGTGGGAACCCGTGTAAAGTTGAGATTGACGGCAACTGGTGAAAACGAAGCTGTTTTGCAACAACAATTAGAACAGGAAATTCAAAAAGTACTGCCTTTAATTAAAGATAATGTCATTGCCACTTCTGAAGATAAAATTGAAAAAATTCTTGGTGAGATTTTACACGAGAAAAAACTGACGATTTCCTCTGCAGAAAGCTGTACAGGGGGAGAATTGGCGAAAATGATTACGTCCAATTCAGGAAGCTCAAAATATTTTCTTGGCGGGATTATTCCGTATGCAACAGAAAAGAAAATTGATATTTTAAAGGTTAAAAAAGAAACTGTTGATGAGTTTACCGTAGTAAGCGAGCAGGTTGCCGCAGAAATGGCGGAAGGGTGTCAGAAATTATTTGATACCAATATTTCTTTATCAACAACCGGAGTTGCCGGCCCCGGAAAAGGAGAGGATGGAAAAGAAGTGGGAACGGTTTTCTATACTATCAGAGTTGATGATAAAGAAGTAACTTCAAAATTATACATGCCACATTTAGAAAGGCTGGATTTTATACATTTTGTCTCACAGAAAATTATTCAGGATTTGGTAGGAATTCTTATTAATAATTAA
- a CDS encoding SpoIIAA family protein, with translation MITIIPDAPENVAAFNATGEVTKEDFENLVIPHVKAKVNQYNELNYLLYLDTDLDNFTMGAWFQDALLGLKNLANWNRTAIVTDKEGVQNFTDIFSVLMPGEFKSFPKENLYNALYWCKNGNEIEA, from the coding sequence ATGATAACGATTATTCCAGATGCCCCGGAAAATGTTGCGGCTTTCAACGCAACAGGGGAAGTGACAAAAGAAGATTTTGAAAACCTTGTTATTCCACACGTAAAAGCAAAAGTAAATCAATATAATGAACTGAATTATTTATTGTATTTGGATACCGATCTAGATAACTTTACAATGGGAGCATGGTTTCAGGATGCACTTTTAGGATTAAAAAATCTGGCAAACTGGAACAGAACTGCAATTGTTACAGATAAAGAAGGAGTCCAGAATTTTACGGATATCTTTAGCGTTTTAATGCCGGGAGAATTTAAATCTTTTCCAAAAGAAAACCTTTACAATGCTCTTTACTGGTGTAAAAATGGCAATGAAATAGAAGCGTAA
- a CDS encoding SIMPL domain-containing protein, translated as MKLRHFLLIGLLTFGSLINAQEIKKNFIEVTGVAEMEVEPDEIIFNVGIKGDNKNQLADNEKLLFETLKSNGVKNEDIKFKSMYQNIYSKTKIFTKNFQFKINRKTDMSGLFEGLNQKWVNNINISEIKNTKIADFRKTVKINALKAAKEKADYLLESIGKKVGTPLEITEIEDYTSDMIVPMSYRSKVANVQLESADANVDYSFENIENIKLKYSIKTKYEIL; from the coding sequence ATGAAATTGAGACATTTTTTATTGATCGGATTGTTAACATTTGGAAGTCTGATTAACGCACAGGAAATTAAAAAGAATTTTATCGAAGTAACAGGTGTTGCTGAAATGGAGGTAGAACCGGATGAAATTATTTTCAACGTCGGAATAAAAGGCGATAATAAAAATCAGCTTGCCGATAACGAAAAACTCTTGTTTGAAACATTAAAAAGTAACGGAGTGAAAAATGAGGACATCAAATTCAAATCGATGTACCAAAATATATACTCTAAGACTAAAATTTTCACGAAAAATTTTCAGTTTAAGATCAACAGAAAAACAGATATGAGCGGTTTGTTTGAGGGGCTTAATCAGAAATGGGTAAACAACATCAACATTTCTGAAATCAAGAATACTAAAATTGCAGACTTTAGAAAAACCGTTAAAATCAATGCTTTAAAAGCAGCAAAAGAAAAAGCTGATTATCTGTTGGAAAGTATCGGAAAAAAAGTCGGAACTCCACTTGAGATCACAGAAATTGAAGATTACACAAGTGATATGATCGTTCCTATGAGCTACAGAAGCAAAGTGGCAAATGTTCAGTTGGAATCGGCAGATGCGAATGTAGATTATTCTTTTGAGAATATCGAAAACATCAAACTGAAATACAGCATTAAAACAAAATATGAAATCCTTTAA
- a CDS encoding lipocalin family protein, producing the protein MKTFQKIAIPLSLGVIGLIILNSCSVGIPKGATAVQNFDADRYLGKWYEIARFDYKFERDMDNVTATYSQNPNGSIRVDNKGYNYVKKEWKESIGEAKFVNDKTEARLKVSFFKPIWAGYNVIDIDENYQYALIAGSSLKYIWILSRTKEIPESIKQRFLEKAKKIGYNTDDLIWVKHN; encoded by the coding sequence ATGAAAACGTTTCAGAAAATTGCTATTCCCCTTTCGTTGGGTGTAATTGGATTAATTATTTTAAATTCATGCTCTGTGGGAATTCCTAAAGGTGCAACGGCTGTACAGAATTTTGATGCAGATAGATATCTCGGGAAATGGTACGAAATTGCCCGTTTCGATTACAAATTTGAAAGAGATATGGATAATGTGACGGCAACTTATTCTCAAAACCCGAACGGAAGCATCCGTGTCGATAATAAAGGCTATAATTATGTTAAAAAAGAGTGGAAAGAATCAATCGGTGAGGCAAAATTCGTTAATGATAAAACTGAAGCCAGATTAAAAGTTTCATTTTTTAAACCGATTTGGGCGGGTTATAATGTCATAGATATTGACGAAAATTACCAATACGCTTTAATTGCCGGAAGCAGCTTAAAATATATCTGGATTCTTTCAAGAACGAAAGAAATTCCTGAAAGCATCAAACAGAGATTCTTAGAAAAAGCCAAGAAAATTGGCTATAATACAGATGACTTAATCTGGGTGAAGCATAATTAA
- a CDS encoding SIMPL domain-containing protein, whose translation MKNITLLAAALFFQLSFSQMSGNINYRNQVQYTDNNISVAIPVVDDNIISVKGLANIKAEQYIAIFSVTQVGENADEVNELIDKRINTSMAQIKLTKGVETYVDMISFVPVYQYNVEKKIFSKKTYNEVPAGFELKKNLHIKFTDPTQLNAFISILSKNEIYDLVRVDYFSSTIESIRKELMNKAKLALQEKVKNFEAILGESFATAKKNVNDGFRVTLPTEMYKSYEAYNSSSLALTKFTNVNQVNKATTSYYQPILDKEFDFVINPVIHEPVIQVMYEIKLTINREKEKEKKTETKEINNYILVTPTGEVKNLNLLAKP comes from the coding sequence ATGAAAAACATTACATTATTAGCTGCTGCTTTATTTTTTCAACTTTCATTTTCTCAGATGTCAGGAAATATTAATTATAGAAATCAGGTTCAGTATACCGACAATAATATCAGTGTTGCAATTCCTGTTGTCGACGACAATATCATAAGCGTAAAAGGATTGGCCAATATAAAAGCGGAACAGTATATTGCTATTTTCAGCGTAACACAGGTGGGCGAAAATGCAGATGAAGTGAATGAATTAATAGATAAACGTATCAACACTTCTATGGCTCAGATAAAACTGACTAAAGGAGTCGAAACCTACGTTGATATGATCTCTTTCGTCCCTGTTTATCAATACAATGTCGAGAAAAAAATATTCAGTAAAAAAACATACAATGAAGTTCCTGCCGGATTTGAACTGAAGAAAAATTTACACATAAAATTTACAGATCCTACTCAGCTTAATGCTTTTATTTCTATTTTATCTAAAAATGAAATTTATGATTTGGTACGGGTTGATTATTTTTCAAGCACCATCGAAAGCATCAGAAAAGAATTGATGAATAAAGCAAAACTTGCATTACAGGAAAAAGTAAAAAATTTCGAGGCAATATTAGGCGAAAGTTTTGCCACAGCGAAAAAAAATGTAAATGATGGTTTCAGAGTCACTCTTCCAACGGAAATGTATAAATCTTATGAAGCTTACAACAGCTCTTCACTGGCATTAACCAAATTTACTAATGTCAATCAGGTAAATAAAGCAACAACATCATACTATCAACCGATTCTGGATAAAGAATTTGATTTTGTAATTAATCCCGTGATTCATGAGCCTGTAATCCAGGTGATGTATGAGATAAAACTTACGATTAACCGAGAAAAGGAGAAAGAAAAGAAAACTGAAACTAAGGAAATCAACAATTACATTTTGGTGACTCCCACTGGAGAAGTTAAAAATTTGAACCTTCTCGCAAAACCTTAA
- a CDS encoding DUF7832 domain-containing protein produces the protein MSKYDDASWHYGGDFPTDIPEKNGATHTGMFLNWCINNDLISDELKEDAEEEIEKLERREITGAEFVIDALDGKFSEQDLNDLGNRFAKDYYKDDTDFANRYSSFADDYVNLFDTKAEENDYEYETFYHIEDTYENYDLMKQVIDFRFEEWKEYKNLN, from the coding sequence ATGTCTAAATATGATGATGCTTCATGGCATTATGGTGGTGATTTCCCCACAGATATTCCTGAAAAAAACGGAGCAACACACACCGGAATGTTCCTGAACTGGTGTATTAATAATGATTTGATTTCCGATGAACTGAAAGAAGATGCCGAAGAAGAAATTGAAAAATTAGAGAGAAGAGAAATAACGGGTGCAGAGTTTGTGATAGATGCGTTGGATGGAAAATTTTCTGAACAGGACCTGAATGATTTAGGAAACCGTTTTGCAAAGGATTATTATAAAGACGACACCGATTTTGCAAACAGATACAGCTCATTTGCTGATGATTATGTAAATCTTTTTGATACTAAAGCGGAAGAAAATGATTATGAATATGAAACTTTTTATCACATTGAAGACACTTATGAAAACTACGATCTGATGAAGCAGGTTATTGATTTTCGCTTTGAGGAATGGAAGGAATATAAAAATTTAAATTAA
- a CDS encoding LytR/AlgR family response regulator transcription factor: MKIKAIIVDDEIIARDVLRNYITKYCPQIEILGEAENIKEAVPLIAETQPQLVFLDVEMPFGNAFDVLEATKEFSYETIFITAFSQYSLQALNKSASYYILKPIDIQELILAVNKVAESIEKKDELNRNKILLENLKLKPEKQQLILPTLQGFDVVKTEDIVRLQADGNFTQVYLTDGSKKMVCRFLKHFDDLLENPFLRVHRSHIINTSFVKSYHKSGTATLSDSTEIEVSGSFKDNFLKVFS; the protein is encoded by the coding sequence ATGAAAATAAAAGCCATAATCGTAGACGACGAAATTATTGCAAGGGATGTTTTGAGAAATTACATCACAAAATACTGTCCGCAAATCGAGATTCTGGGTGAAGCGGAAAATATTAAAGAAGCGGTTCCTTTAATTGCGGAAACACAGCCTCAACTTGTTTTTCTTGACGTTGAGATGCCTTTCGGAAATGCTTTTGATGTGTTGGAAGCGACAAAAGAATTCTCTTACGAAACAATTTTCATTACGGCATTTTCACAATATTCTTTGCAGGCTCTGAATAAATCGGCAAGCTATTATATCTTGAAACCGATTGATATTCAAGAGCTTATTTTGGCGGTGAATAAAGTGGCAGAAAGTATTGAGAAAAAAGACGAACTCAACCGAAACAAGATTCTTCTCGAAAATTTAAAGCTAAAACCAGAAAAACAACAATTGATTCTCCCGACTTTACAGGGTTTTGATGTGGTAAAAACCGAAGATATTGTAAGGCTTCAGGCTGATGGAAATTTCACACAGGTTTATCTGACGGACGGTTCTAAGAAAATGGTCTGCAGATTTTTAAAACATTTTGATGATTTGCTCGAAAATCCTTTTTTAAGGGTTCATCGTTCCCATATTATCAACACCAGCTTTGTGAAATCTTATCATAAAAGCGGAACGGCAACACTTTCTGACAGTACAGAAATTGAAGTTTCGGGGAGTTTTAAAGATAATTTCCTCAAAGTTTTTTCATAA